A genomic window from Deltaproteobacteria bacterium RIFCSPHIGHO2_02_FULL_44_16 includes:
- a CDS encoding RIP metalloprotease RseP has protein sequence MTILYFIIALSLLVLVHEFGHFIMAKRAGIRVDEFSIGFGPRLFGFKRGETDYRLCLIPLGGYVKVLGQDPDDEGADDPRSFSQKGIIPRFKILIAGPLMNVLLSLLLMPAVFFIGRDIPRYFTETPVLLGVQQEVVSQQALKQGDQILAVNGKKVTTWEEVFLILVAQKNATLTLQRGSEIFEHQLERSSEEDFFGIEPSLFYGGPVMVEEILPDSPAKEAGLQQKDKIQALNESPLQGSADFTSKVHRSQGGEVKLTIERNGEILEKTLAPRFNPEVQRWLIGIQVSQTENPPMVLQRYDVKTSLQKGFAENIRLLTLVTSMLKKLVTLEASYKNLGGPIAIAKTSAMAAKSGLSEFLYFLAFLSLQLGILNLLPIPVLDGGHLAFLGLEAVRGKPLPKRTRFVLQQIGFAFLLALMIAATVNDLKKLFG, from the coding sequence ATGACTATCTTATATTTCATCATTGCTCTCAGCCTTCTCGTTTTGGTTCACGAGTTTGGCCATTTTATTATGGCAAAACGTGCCGGCATTCGTGTGGACGAATTTTCCATCGGTTTTGGACCCCGTCTTTTTGGTTTTAAAAGAGGAGAGACAGACTATCGTCTTTGCCTGATTCCTCTTGGAGGATATGTCAAAGTTCTCGGCCAAGATCCCGACGATGAAGGAGCAGATGATCCGAGATCCTTTAGTCAAAAGGGGATCATTCCTCGTTTTAAAATTCTCATTGCTGGTCCTTTGATGAATGTTCTTTTAAGCCTTCTCTTGATGCCAGCGGTCTTTTTTATTGGCCGAGACATTCCACGTTATTTTACCGAAACTCCTGTTCTTCTGGGAGTCCAGCAAGAAGTTGTGAGCCAGCAGGCTCTCAAACAAGGAGATCAGATTCTCGCAGTGAATGGAAAAAAAGTGACAACCTGGGAAGAGGTTTTTCTCATCCTCGTGGCTCAAAAGAATGCGACGCTGACACTTCAACGAGGATCCGAAATTTTTGAACATCAGCTCGAACGTTCTTCTGAAGAAGATTTTTTTGGAATTGAACCTTCTCTTTTTTATGGTGGCCCGGTCATGGTGGAAGAAATTCTTCCTGATAGTCCCGCAAAAGAGGCAGGGCTTCAACAAAAAGATAAGATTCAAGCTCTCAATGAAAGCCCTCTTCAGGGTTCTGCAGATTTTACCAGCAAAGTCCATCGATCACAGGGTGGAGAGGTGAAACTGACGATTGAACGAAATGGCGAAATTCTCGAAAAAACGCTCGCTCCTCGCTTTAATCCTGAAGTGCAAAGATGGCTTATTGGAATTCAAGTCTCACAAACTGAAAATCCTCCCATGGTCCTTCAACGTTATGACGTGAAGACCTCTCTTCAAAAAGGATTTGCAGAAAACATTCGACTGCTGACGCTTGTGACAAGTATGCTCAAAAAACTCGTGACCCTTGAAGCATCTTACAAAAATCTAGGGGGACCGATCGCCATTGCTAAAACAAGCGCTATGGCTGCGAAATCGGGCTTGAGTGAATTTCTCTATTTTTTGGCGTTCTTAAGTTTGCAACTTGGGATTTTAAATCTGCTTCCTATTCCTGTTTTGGATGGGGGACATCTTGCTTTTCTGGGACTTGAAGCTGTGCGTGGAAAGCCTCTTCCAAAACGGACTCGATTTGTGTTGCAGCAAATCGGTTTTGCCTTTCTGCTTGCGCTTATGATTGCTGCCACCGTAAATGACCTCAAAAAGCTCTTTGGTTAG
- a CDS encoding tRNA (adenosine(37)-N6)-threonylcarbamoyltransferase complex dimerization subunit type 1 TsaB: MKILVIDTCTLQSAVGLVDKGKVIAEKYAQEGISHSEQLFEHIPQLLQKAGWNPYDLEMIAVTHGPGSFTGLRIGIAAAKGIAFALNLPLVGVSSLEALHLNKRVPPAITVPLLDAKRGEMYGRLKDEEMVLSPETWKQEIEKISGKKILLGSGALVYADFFHAELKDCTIPSEDCHTPFVSSIAHLAERDLARNPIPDEVMPHYLRISDAEIGLQKKKKLSIHP; the protein is encoded by the coding sequence ATGAAGATTTTAGTCATTGATACATGCACACTTCAAAGCGCGGTTGGTCTTGTGGACAAGGGGAAAGTAATCGCAGAAAAATATGCTCAAGAAGGCATTTCTCATTCAGAACAACTCTTTGAGCATATTCCCCAACTTCTTCAAAAAGCAGGTTGGAATCCGTATGATCTTGAGATGATCGCTGTCACGCATGGACCTGGCTCCTTTACCGGACTTCGCATTGGCATTGCTGCTGCAAAAGGGATTGCCTTTGCGTTGAATCTTCCTCTTGTGGGTGTTTCATCGCTTGAAGCTCTTCACCTGAATAAAAGAGTTCCTCCAGCCATTACGGTGCCACTTTTGGATGCGAAAAGAGGAGAGATGTATGGTCGCCTTAAGGATGAGGAAATGGTTCTTTCTCCCGAAACGTGGAAACAAGAGATCGAAAAAATTTCTGGGAAAAAAATTTTACTGGGAAGTGGGGCGTTAGTCTATGCGGATTTCTTTCATGCTGAACTGAAAGACTGTACGATTCCTTCGGAAGATTGTCATACTCCTTTTGTCTCCTCCATTGCTCATCTTGCGGAAAGAGATCTTGCGCGCAACCCAATTCCCGATGAAGTGATGCCACATTACCTGCGAATATCAGATGCAGAAATCGGGTTGCAGAAAAAAAAGAAGTTGAGTATTCATCCATAA
- a CDS encoding phosphatidylserine decarboxylase: protein MPQQWIIAAEGFPFLVITLLLSLLAALFGSLFLACFFLLLTLGIALFFRNPERVISQEKGVIVSPADGRILSITDAKAPFTENPSKKISIFLSIFNVHINRAPIEGMVKNISYHQGKFFVASFDKASEHNERNVILFQDDHGREIVMSQIAGLVARRIVCYLKESMRIGRGERIGLIRFGSRVDLYLPSQVELRIQEGDNVRGGSTVLGKF from the coding sequence ATGCCACAGCAATGGATTATTGCCGCAGAGGGATTCCCTTTTCTGGTCATCACTCTTTTACTGTCACTCCTTGCGGCGCTTTTTGGATCGCTCTTTTTGGCCTGTTTTTTTCTTCTTTTAACGTTGGGGATTGCTCTTTTTTTTCGAAATCCAGAACGAGTCATTTCTCAGGAAAAGGGCGTTATTGTTTCACCAGCTGATGGACGCATTCTTTCTATTACCGATGCAAAAGCCCCATTCACGGAAAATCCAAGCAAAAAAATAAGCATCTTTCTTTCCATTTTTAATGTGCATATCAATCGAGCGCCGATTGAAGGAATGGTGAAAAATATCTCGTATCATCAAGGAAAGTTTTTTGTCGCGAGCTTCGACAAGGCCTCAGAACACAACGAGCGCAATGTGATTCTTTTTCAAGATGATCATGGTCGCGAAATTGTCATGTCGCAAATTGCCGGTCTCGTGGCACGAAGAATTGTCTGTTATCTCAAGGAATCAATGCGTATTGGAAGGGGAGAGCGCATTGGACTTATACGATTTGGTTCTCGTGTTGATCTCTATCTCCCATCGCAGGTTGAACTTCGTATCCAAGAAGGAGATAATGTTCGTGGTGGATCAACAGTCTTGGGGAAATTTTAA
- a CDS encoding CDP-diacylglycerol--serine O-phosphatidyltransferase — protein sequence MTRKRLLTKREGLRRSIAMLPSLCTTANLFFGFFSMTKTLSGEYVLAAYFIILSGLFDLIDGSVARLTKAESDFGLAYDSLVDLISFGVAPGLLMYIWSLQSLGRIGALATFVFIACGALRLARYNVQFDNIESKYFQGLPIPSGAGILITFVIFCEEFLGRQMTENYLVVALTVTAGLLMVSSIPYRSLKTLNFRGGRNAFLMLVAFVLFIFIISLNPDLMFFVLLMGYVASGLLEEMITLRESRKFVTRIREHRNAKKAQRLELVSHPPVSKIDKSHHS from the coding sequence ATGACTCGAAAACGTTTACTCACAAAACGAGAGGGTTTGCGACGAAGCATCGCTATGCTGCCAAGTCTCTGTACCACCGCGAATCTTTTTTTCGGATTTTTTTCCATGACCAAAACTCTTTCGGGAGAATATGTTCTTGCGGCCTATTTTATAATTCTTTCAGGTCTTTTTGATCTCATTGATGGAAGCGTTGCGCGTCTCACCAAAGCAGAAAGTGATTTCGGACTGGCGTATGATTCTCTCGTTGATCTGATCTCGTTTGGAGTCGCTCCGGGGCTTCTCATGTATATTTGGTCACTTCAAAGTTTAGGACGCATAGGAGCACTCGCAACATTTGTCTTTATCGCCTGTGGCGCACTGCGCCTCGCTCGCTACAATGTTCAGTTCGACAATATTGAGTCAAAATATTTTCAAGGACTTCCTATTCCTTCTGGCGCCGGCATTCTTATTACCTTTGTTATTTTTTGTGAGGAATTTTTAGGACGTCAGATGACAGAGAATTATCTGGTCGTTGCTCTGACGGTTACCGCAGGTCTTCTCATGGTCAGTTCTATTCCCTATCGAAGTTTGAAAACCTTAAATTTTCGAGGGGGGCGCAATGCATTTTTAATGCTCGTGGCATTTGTTCTCTTCATTTTTATTATTTCGTTAAATCCCGATCTGATGTTTTTTGTCTTGCTGATGGGATATGTCGCGTCAGGACTTCTGGAAGAGATGATCACGCTGCGGGAAAGCCGAAAGTTTGTCACTCGCATTCGAGAGCATCGCAACGCCAAAAAGGCGCAGCGACTTGAACTTGTAAGCCATCCTCCTGTTTCGAAAATCGATAAGAGCCATCATTCATAA
- a CDS encoding tRNA pseudouridine(38-40) synthase TruA, whose protein sequence is MVRTLKLTIEYDGTNYVGWQIQKNGISIQELIQTALQKITAEKGNLLGASRTDSGVHALAQVATYQTESSISGEGLMKAANSLLPNDICVKKIEEVADHFHPIKSAKSKTYTYVILQSPVHAPLLLHRVWHIRKPLDLRAMRKALTYFVGKHDFRSFMAQGSSVKTTTRRLTKASLRVIKTYPHAPLLQLTFQGEGFLRHQIRNMVGTLVEVGEGKRTPDSIKVILKKRDRKSVGRCAPACGLYLVKIKY, encoded by the coding sequence ATGGTACGAACACTGAAACTGACAATTGAATACGACGGCACCAACTATGTCGGCTGGCAAATCCAAAAAAATGGAATTTCCATCCAGGAACTTATTCAAACTGCTCTTCAAAAAATAACGGCAGAAAAGGGGAACCTTCTCGGAGCAAGTCGTACCGATAGCGGAGTGCACGCCCTTGCCCAAGTCGCAACGTATCAAACTGAAAGCTCTATTTCAGGTGAAGGTTTGATGAAAGCGGCAAACAGTTTGCTTCCAAATGATATCTGCGTTAAAAAAATAGAAGAAGTCGCAGATCACTTTCACCCCATTAAAAGCGCAAAAAGCAAAACCTATACTTACGTGATTCTTCAGAGTCCGGTGCATGCACCACTTCTTCTTCATCGCGTGTGGCATATCCGAAAGCCACTTGATCTCAGAGCAATGCGAAAAGCTCTGACATATTTTGTAGGGAAACATGACTTTCGCAGCTTCATGGCGCAAGGATCATCGGTGAAAACAACGACTCGTCGTCTCACAAAAGCATCTCTTCGAGTGATCAAAACATATCCACATGCACCACTGCTGCAGTTGACATTTCAAGGAGAGGGATTTCTTCGTCATCAAATTCGAAACATGGTGGGAACACTTGTTGAAGTAGGTGAGGGGAAGCGAACACCAGATTCAATCAAAGTGATACTCAAAAAGAGAGATCGCAAAAGTGTTGGCCGCTGCGCTCCGGCATGTGGATTGTATCTGGTGAAAATAAAATATTAG
- a CDS encoding methionine adenosyltransferase, whose product MSTHHYLFTSESVTEGHPDKVADQISDSILDALLTSDPHARVACETLVTTGLAMLAGEITTTANVVYPDVVRQTIKDIGYCDHAMGFDWETCGVIVSLGRQSPDIGQGVNIGEGLFQEQGAGDQGLMFGYACHETEELMPMPIVLAHRITRRLAEARKSGEIPFLRPDGKSQVTIRYENHKPVHIDTVVISTQHNPDVSYDELKQTIIEKIAHPVLPKELLDQKTRYFINPTGRFVLGGPHADCGLTGRKIIVDTYGGQGSHGGGAFSGKDPSKVDRSASYMLRYVAKNIVASGAVDRCEVQVAYAIGYPEPVSVMINGFGTTKVDHDKLLTAVREIFPLKPSDIIKTLDLKRPIYRKTASGGHFGRNEPEFTWEKTDRAQDLKRMLNL is encoded by the coding sequence ATGAGCACACATCATTATCTCTTTACGTCAGAATCGGTTACAGAAGGCCATCCAGATAAAGTCGCAGATCAGATTTCAGATAGTATTCTTGATGCTCTTTTGACGAGTGATCCTCATGCGCGCGTTGCCTGCGAAACGCTGGTGACCACAGGACTTGCAATGCTGGCGGGTGAAATTACGACGACTGCCAATGTGGTTTATCCCGACGTTGTTCGTCAAACGATTAAAGATATTGGGTATTGTGATCATGCCATGGGATTTGATTGGGAAACATGCGGGGTTATTGTCAGTCTTGGAAGACAATCTCCTGATATTGGCCAAGGTGTCAATATTGGAGAAGGTCTTTTTCAAGAACAAGGCGCAGGTGATCAAGGTCTTATGTTTGGATATGCTTGTCATGAAACCGAAGAGTTGATGCCGATGCCGATTGTTTTAGCACACCGTATAACACGTCGTTTAGCTGAAGCGCGCAAAAGTGGAGAAATTCCTTTCCTCAGACCAGATGGAAAATCTCAAGTGACCATTCGTTATGAAAATCACAAACCCGTGCATATCGACACCGTAGTCATCTCTACTCAACATAATCCCGATGTCAGTTATGATGAACTCAAGCAGACGATTATCGAAAAAATTGCTCATCCGGTACTTCCCAAAGAACTGCTCGATCAAAAAACGAGATATTTTATTAATCCCACAGGACGTTTTGTTTTGGGTGGTCCACATGCTGATTGTGGTTTAACGGGACGAAAGATTATTGTGGATACATACGGTGGGCAAGGAAGTCATGGTGGAGGAGCATTTTCTGGAAAAGATCCTTCCAAAGTCGATCGTAGCGCTTCTTATATGTTACGTTACGTTGCCAAGAATATTGTGGCGTCTGGTGCCGTTGATCGATGCGAAGTTCAAGTGGCATACGCAATCGGTTATCCAGAACCGGTGTCAGTCATGATCAATGGGTTTGGAACGACAAAAGTTGATCACGATAAACTGTTGACGGCGGTGCGGGAAATTTTTCCTCTGAAGCCATCTGATATTATTAAAACACTTGATCTCAAGCGTCCTATCTACCGTAAAACAGCTTCAGGTGGACATTTTGGACGAAATGAGCCGGAATTTACGTGGGAAAAAACAGACCGTGCTCAAGATCTAAAGAGAATGTTGAATCTCTAA
- a CDS encoding phosphoenolpyruvate--protein phosphotransferase, whose amino-acid sequence MTKQRRFHSHAMAPGIAIGKAHRLARRGFIIPHYWIQDKHIVQEIKRFRQALQKTRSQLSSIQAKLCRIQGHEQIGIIESHRLFLKDDLFVAGTIDLIQETKINAEWALEKIIAQLKLSFLSVQDDFFRDRQQDIEQTGYRVISHLIGNEDIAFSSLPEGPLILIAHDIAPAEVVMIPREHVLGFVTESGGEASHTAIISRTLEIPAILGVSNALDMIRDGETIVLDGMKGLVIASPAKKELQQYKMIQRKYEALEQLLMQDIHLPTVTKDGVHIRLEANIEFVSEVTSAIQHGAEGIGLYRTEFLFLNRLHEPSEEEQIENYMEVLKRFHPRPVTIRTLDLGADKLGLIQDHEEEQNPALGLRAIRLCLREKTLFKTQLKALLRASTIGNLRILIPLVSHVEEIRQVKKILQEVQKDLKRKKIPFAEKIPLGIMIEIPSAAIMADQLAKEVDFFSIGTNDLLQYSLAIDRTNELVSHLFTPYHPFLFRLLQFVVAAGERRGIPVSVCGEVAADPLMIGILAGLKFDSLSMNSVSIPRAKKIVRSLSSENAEKLFGKVMSLSSAEEVEHLLRLETKKMPKTVQELDELSASLP is encoded by the coding sequence ATGACGAAACAGCGTCGATTTCATTCTCATGCAATGGCTCCAGGGATTGCTATCGGCAAAGCTCATCGTCTTGCGCGTCGCGGTTTTATTATTCCCCACTATTGGATTCAAGATAAACATATCGTGCAGGAAATTAAACGTTTTCGTCAAGCGCTTCAAAAAACGCGCTCACAACTTTCGAGTATCCAAGCAAAATTGTGTCGCATTCAAGGACATGAACAGATCGGCATTATTGAATCTCATCGTCTCTTTCTGAAAGATGATCTTTTCGTGGCGGGAACAATTGATTTGATTCAAGAAACAAAGATTAATGCAGAATGGGCTCTTGAGAAAATTATTGCTCAACTGAAACTTTCTTTTTTATCAGTTCAAGATGATTTTTTTCGTGATCGACAACAGGATATTGAACAAACTGGCTACCGAGTCATCTCTCATCTTATTGGAAATGAGGACATTGCTTTTTCCTCTCTTCCAGAAGGACCACTTATTCTTATTGCTCACGATATTGCTCCCGCAGAAGTGGTGATGATTCCGCGCGAACACGTGCTTGGTTTTGTGACCGAGTCCGGAGGAGAAGCTTCGCATACGGCGATCATTTCCCGTACGCTTGAAATTCCGGCCATTCTCGGAGTTTCGAACGCGCTCGATATGATAAGGGATGGGGAAACCATTGTGCTCGATGGAATGAAAGGTCTGGTTATTGCTTCTCCTGCGAAGAAAGAACTTCAACAATACAAAATGATTCAACGAAAATATGAAGCGCTTGAACAACTCCTTATGCAAGATATTCATCTCCCCACCGTTACGAAAGATGGAGTGCATATTCGCCTCGAGGCCAATATTGAGTTTGTAAGCGAAGTGACATCAGCGATTCAACATGGCGCTGAGGGCATTGGACTTTATCGTACCGAATTCCTTTTTCTCAATCGTTTACATGAACCTTCTGAAGAAGAACAAATTGAGAACTATATGGAAGTCTTAAAACGATTTCACCCTCGTCCTGTAACCATTCGCACTCTTGATTTGGGGGCCGATAAACTCGGTTTAATTCAGGATCACGAAGAAGAACAAAATCCAGCGTTAGGACTTCGTGCGATTCGACTTTGTCTCAGGGAAAAAACACTTTTTAAAACTCAATTGAAAGCTCTTTTACGAGCGAGCACCATTGGGAACCTCCGTATTTTGATTCCACTGGTGTCGCATGTGGAAGAAATTCGCCAAGTGAAAAAAATATTGCAAGAGGTCCAAAAAGATTTGAAGCGAAAAAAAATTCCATTTGCAGAGAAAATTCCTCTGGGCATTATGATTGAAATTCCATCGGCTGCAATCATGGCAGATCAGTTGGCAAAAGAAGTCGATTTTTTTTCGATCGGAACGAACGATCTACTTCAATATAGTCTTGCGATTGATCGTACGAATGAACTGGTGAGTCATCTTTTTACTCCTTATCATCCTTTTCTTTTTCGTCTTTTACAATTTGTTGTCGCTGCGGGAGAACGGAGAGGAATCCCGGTTTCTGTCTGTGGTGAAGTTGCTGCCGATCCTTTGATGATTGGTATTTTAGCGGGTTTAAAATTTGATTCTCTTTCCATGAATTCAGTCTCTATCCCGCGCGCAAAGAAGATTGTTCGATCTCTTTCCAGCGAAAATGCTGAAAAACTTTTTGGAAAAGTAATGTCTCTTTCGAGCGCGGAAGAAGTTGAACATCTTCTCCGCCTCGAAACAAAGAAAATGCCGAAAACCGTCCAAGAACTTGATGAATTAAGCGCTTCTCTCCCTTAA
- a CDS encoding phosphocarrier protein HPr — protein MSNKIQTISRKFEIQNMLGLHARAAAAFVKIANRFKAHITVIKDSISVNGKSIMGVLMLAAAKGTSIIVAAEGEDAHEALEALGKLINDKFGEEA, from the coding sequence ATGAGTAACAAAATACAAACCATTTCGAGGAAGTTTGAGATCCAAAACATGCTTGGACTGCATGCCCGCGCTGCCGCTGCTTTTGTGAAGATCGCAAATCGATTCAAGGCTCATATTACCGTCATCAAGGATTCTATTTCCGTAAATGGAAAAAGTATTATGGGTGTTTTGATGTTAGCTGCGGCAAAAGGAACTTCTATTATTGTGGCTGCTGAGGGAGAGGATGCGCATGAAGCGCTTGAAGCGCTTGGGAAGTTAATTAACGACAAGTTTGGAGAAGAAGCATGA
- a CDS encoding HPr kinase/phosphorylase codes for MFSIPVISLLKDSKHKLYLKLLAGKSGLGKRITIPHIQKPGLALFGETSNLHSGRIQVLGKPEMQYLQSLAQKKLKDISQKITSRDLACIVITCENEPPKPLVEMCHKNDIPLLSTKLLTSTFVNRVSKFLDESLSATTTIHGVLLDIFGVGTLLIGKSGVGKSECALDLILRGHRLVADDIINIKKKPPSTLFGVGSDIIKYHMEIRGLGIISIKELFGISAVRDRKLIEMVVELTEWDPEAEYDRLGIEEQRYTLLDVNLPLIQIPVRPGRNMSAIIEVAVRNHLLKLGGYHSAREFQEKLSREIIATGDETERTRRILELLE; via the coding sequence ATGTTCAGTATTCCCGTCATCTCCCTTCTCAAGGATTCAAAACATAAGTTGTATTTAAAATTGCTGGCCGGGAAGTCAGGCTTGGGGAAACGTATTACGATTCCTCACATTCAAAAACCAGGCTTGGCTCTTTTTGGTGAGACATCGAATCTTCACTCGGGACGCATCCAAGTCTTGGGAAAACCAGAAATGCAGTATTTGCAAAGTTTAGCGCAAAAAAAGCTCAAGGACATTTCGCAAAAAATCACTTCCCGAGATTTAGCATGTATTGTTATTACGTGTGAGAATGAACCCCCTAAACCTCTGGTCGAAATGTGTCATAAAAATGATATTCCTCTTTTGTCGACAAAGCTTTTGACCTCTACTTTTGTCAATCGTGTTTCCAAATTTCTCGATGAAAGTCTTTCAGCGACAACGACAATTCATGGTGTTTTGCTTGATATTTTCGGTGTGGGGACGCTTCTTATTGGTAAAAGTGGTGTTGGAAAAAGTGAATGCGCTCTCGATTTGATTTTGCGCGGTCATCGACTTGTGGCTGATGATATTATCAATATAAAAAAGAAACCTCCCTCTACTCTTTTTGGAGTGGGATCTGACATTATTAAATATCATATGGAGATTCGTGGTCTCGGAATTATTAGCATCAAAGAGCTTTTTGGAATTTCCGCAGTTCGTGATCGTAAATTAATTGAGATGGTGGTAGAACTGACCGAATGGGATCCGGAAGCAGAATATGATCGTCTTGGCATTGAGGAACAGCGATATACGTTGCTTGATGTCAATTTGCCGCTGATTCAAATACCAGTGCGCCCTGGAAGGAATATGTCGGCAATTATTGAAGTTGCTGTGCGAAATCATTTATTGAAACTTGGCGGCTATCATTCAGCGCGTGAATTTCAGGAAAAACTTTCTCGTGAAATTATTGCGACTGGAGATGAAACTGAACGAACAAGAAGAATTTTGGAGCTCCTCGAATGA
- a CDS encoding ribosomal subunit interface protein, whose protein sequence is METIFTFRNIHSTDALRNHTIEKMEKLKKYLVKPVSAHVMFHIERHEQIAEITLSANGHTYVGIGKSDDMYPSIDDAIRKLLTQVKRDRDRIKQHKGE, encoded by the coding sequence ATGGAAACGATATTTACATTTCGTAATATTCATTCGACGGATGCGCTTCGCAACCATACGATTGAAAAAATGGAAAAATTGAAAAAGTATCTCGTAAAGCCGGTCTCTGCTCATGTGATGTTTCATATCGAACGTCATGAGCAGATTGCTGAAATTACCTTAAGTGCAAATGGACACACGTATGTTGGCATTGGAAAAAGCGATGATATGTATCCTTCGATCGACGATGCGATACGAAAACTTTTAACCCAAGTAAAAAGGGATCGTGATCGCATAAAACAACATAAAGGCGAATAA
- a CDS encoding RNA polymerase sigma-54 factor, which produces MALEIKQSVRLSQQLVVTPQLQQAIKLLQLSRIELADLIQNEMVENPCLEEASEVEEKTEQESNAELHEQAKNEDRGHEHEMDEVGTKDGPMKEPDNFDWENYVGSYNSPGYSGEREVNGSDETPTYENVVRQSETLQDHLLWQLHLGSFTDDEKQMGSLIIGNITDDGYLTASTEEIAKKLSFPFEMVEKLLQRVQSFDPLGVAARDLTECLLLQIAHLGEDAEPLALLIREHLSLLERHDYPKISKLTGFSIEQVQHLAHIISELEPKPGRPYNSEAPQYITPDVYVTKVGDDYFIALNEDGLPRLQISPLYRRSLMKGTNVAGQTKEYIQERLRAAMWLIKSIHQRQRTLYRVSKSIVKFQRKFFDEGVNALRPLVLKDVAEDVEMHESTISRVTTNKYMHTPRGIFELKYFFNSGVQQFEGAGIASEAVKSRIQKIIDEENVLKPYSDQDIADQLKKFNIDIARRTVAKYREMMGVLPSSRRRRRSV; this is translated from the coding sequence ATGGCATTAGAGATCAAGCAAAGTGTTCGACTTTCCCAACAGCTCGTTGTTACTCCACAGCTTCAACAAGCGATAAAACTCCTTCAGCTTTCAAGAATTGAACTCGCCGATCTTATTCAAAATGAAATGGTAGAAAATCCGTGTCTTGAAGAAGCTTCTGAAGTTGAAGAAAAAACGGAGCAAGAATCAAACGCGGAGCTTCACGAACAAGCAAAAAATGAAGATCGTGGGCACGAGCATGAAATGGATGAAGTCGGTACTAAAGATGGCCCGATGAAAGAGCCGGATAATTTTGATTGGGAAAACTATGTGGGAAGTTATAATTCTCCGGGATATTCAGGAGAACGGGAAGTCAATGGAAGCGATGAAACGCCCACCTATGAAAATGTTGTTCGTCAATCAGAAACCCTTCAAGATCATCTTCTCTGGCAGTTACATCTGGGATCTTTTACAGATGATGAAAAACAAATGGGATCGCTTATTATTGGCAATATTACAGATGATGGATATCTCACAGCATCTACAGAAGAGATTGCGAAAAAACTTTCTTTTCCTTTTGAGATGGTTGAAAAACTTCTTCAGAGAGTGCAGAGCTTTGATCCGCTTGGCGTCGCAGCGCGTGATCTTACAGAATGTCTTCTTTTACAAATAGCTCATTTGGGAGAAGATGCAGAACCTCTTGCTCTGCTTATTCGAGAACACCTTTCTCTTTTAGAACGACACGATTATCCAAAAATTTCCAAATTAACCGGATTTTCAATTGAACAAGTTCAGCATCTTGCCCATATTATTTCTGAACTCGAACCAAAACCCGGTCGTCCTTATAATTCAGAAGCGCCACAATATATCACGCCTGATGTTTACGTCACAAAAGTAGGCGACGATTATTTTATCGCGCTCAATGAAGACGGCCTTCCTCGTCTTCAAATTAGTCCACTCTATCGCCGTTCCCTGATGAAGGGGACCAATGTTGCGGGGCAAACGAAAGAATATATTCAAGAACGTCTTCGCGCTGCGATGTGGCTTATCAAATCTATTCATCAACGACAGCGAACACTTTATCGCGTTTCAAAAAGTATTGTGAAGTTTCAACGTAAGTTTTTTGATGAAGGTGTGAATGCGTTACGGCCTTTGGTGCTGAAGGATGTGGCTGAGGATGTGGAGATGCATGAATCAACGATTAGTCGAGTGACCACCAATAAGTATATGCATACTCCCCGTGGCATTTTTGAGCTCAAATACTTTTTTAATAGCGGAGTTCAACAATTTGAAGGCGCAGGCATTGCTTCTGAAGCTGTGAAATCGCGAATTCAAAAAATTATTGATGAAGAAAATGTTTTAAAACCTTATTCGGATCAAGACATTGCAGATCAACTGAAGAAATTTAATATCGACATCGCTCGGCGGACAGTTGCAAAATATCGTGAGATGATGGGAGTACTTCCATCGTCACGACGTCGACGACGTTCTGTGTAA